The Daucus carota subsp. sativus chromosome 2, DH1 v3.0, whole genome shotgun sequence genome includes a window with the following:
- the LOC108209790 gene encoding uncharacterized protein LOC108209790 → MEETSDVEGGEQARHSKVMEEEVKDADTPDMQSVSMKLERVKEVYAEYEGHQERPSKGEVMLWCLYGLCSYFIHTVIIPILFPLIISQIFTAPEPSQGWEKSFKGLSCTKKEMQVYQGLTSKLIIISNSKFSALEWTSISWFVGIILSAPVLGFISINLDYGMHPQLLAGAVTALGAIFCLPAGFFRTFWIFPPYIAAIVVAATVGTASHARSLGLMVRGFVGLTIPKSQFASRVGITSWLSLYATAAGSLGAAIFSTLTYHMLRGPDKFTSLWVVAIFSGLKWLAGTLHIFTANRPSGNSTTSPSSVDKTHVVSIFSYPHAAGSLASVFLSSMAAMSIFTGGVLFLVGQICLEPKTILFIWLTYYAFPLLSLPLLHPFQQLIRADAVKMQLLGYLFTIMTTGFGLYYRHKNWQNNHVLVFTAVQGTATGVLHAFGRNLLLDCSPPGKEGAFSVWFSWVRALGTCVGFTLATAGVGSIGRSFGVAFCASIFGFLVLVFSNISNFEGAVAAGNVSEHNEHAERDYENPDETASA, encoded by the exons ATGGAAGAAACAAGTGATGTTGAAGGCGGAGAACAAGCGCGACATTCTAAAGTGATGGAAGAGGAGGTGAAAGACGCGGACACACCAGATATGCAGAGTGTGAGTATGAAACTAGAGAGAGTTAAGGAGGTTTATGCAGAGTATGAAGGACATCAAGAGAGGCCTAGCAAGGGTGAAGTTATGCTTTGGTGTTTATATGGACTGTGTTCGTATTTTATTCACACGGTTATTATTCCTATCTTGTTTCCGCTTATCATAAGCCAGATTTTTACGGCACCAGAGCCTTCACAGGGGTGGGAGAAGAGCTTTAAGGGATTGAGTTGTACTAAAAAGGAAATGCAAGT GTACCAAGGTCTAACATcaaagttaataattattagCAACTCGAAATTCTCAGCATTGGAGTGGACATCAATTTCTTGGTTTGTAGGGATAATCCTATCAGCACCAGTTCTTGGCTTCATCTCAATTAACCTTGACTATGGCATGCACCCTCAACTCCTAGCAGGAGCGGTCACAGCACTTGGAGCTATCTTCTGCCTCCCTGCTGGATTTTTCAGAACATTTTGGATCTTCCCACCATATATTGCTGCCATTGTAGTAGCTGCTACTGTTGGAACTGCCTCCCACGCACGTTCCCTTGGTCTCATGGTTCGGGGATTTGTTGGCCTCACCATTCCTAAAAGCCAATTCGCATCAAGGGTAGGGATTACTAGTTGGCTGTCGCTTTATGCCACTGCTGCTGGTTCTCTGGGGGCTGCCATTTTCTCTACCTTAACATACCACATGCTCCGCGGTCCAGACAAATTTACAAGCTTATGGGTTGTTGCCATTTTTAGCGGTTTAAAGTGGCTTGCAGGAACATTACATATCTTCACTGCAAATAGGCCTAGTGGGAATTCAACAACTTCTCCTAGCTCTGTCGACAAAACACATGTTGTTTCCATTTTCAGCTATCCTCATGCAGCAGGCAGTCTTGCTAGTGTTTTTCTTTCTTCCATGGCTGCAATGTCCATATTCACGGGAGGGGTACTATTTCTAGTAGGGCAAATTTGCTTGGAGCCAAAGACCATTTTGTTTATATGGTTAACATACTATGCCTTTCCCTTATTGTCTCTCCCACTACTACATCCATTCCAGCAACTTATTAGGGCAGATGCAGTCAAAATGCAGTTGCTGGGGTATCTTTTTACAATAATGACCACCGGGTTTGGGCTATACTATCGCCACAAGAACTGGCAGAATAATCACGTGTTGGTCTTCACCGCAGTTCAGGGCACTGCCACAGGTGTCTTACATGCTTTTGGCAGAAACTTATTGTTGGATTGTTCTCCACCTGGAAAAGAAGGTGCATTTTCCGTCTGGTTTTCATGGGTGAGAGCTCTGGGAACATGTGTAGGCTTCACGCTAGCAACAGCAGGTGTTGGATCAATTGGAAGGTCATTTGGGGTTGCATTTTGTGCTTCCATATTTGGATTCCTTGTGTTggtattttcaaatataagcaACTTTGAAGGAGCTGTTGCTGCTGGGAATGTGAGTGAGCACAACGAACATGCTGAAAGGGATTATGAAAATCCTGACGAAACAGCCTCAGCATAA